The following DNA comes from Verrucomicrobiota bacterium.
ATCCCAAGATGGTTGAGGCGTCCGGTTTTGGCGCGTATTCCACCTGACTGAGCCGCATCTCCGGGCCGATGAATTGTTTGAATTCGTTCGGACTGATCTCGCCCAGTCCTTTGAAGCGCGTGATCTCGGCGCTCTTGCCCATGGCCGCAGCCGCGGCGTCGCGCTCGGCTTCGGAGTAGCAGTAAGTGGTTTTCTCCTTGTTGCGCACGCGGAAGAGGGGTGTTTCGAGCACGTAAAGATGCCCGTCATGAACGAGTTGATCGAAGAAGCGGAAGAAGTAAGTGATCATCAAGTTGCGGATGTGCAGGCCGTCCACGTCCGCGTCCGTGGCCAGGACAACTTTTTCGTAGCGCAACCCTTCGATGTTGTCCTCGATGTCGAGCGAGCGCATCAAATTATACATCTCGTCGTTCTTGTACACGATGTCGCGCTTGAGATCCCAAACGTTCAGTGGCTTGCCTTTGAGCACGAAAATGGCCTGCGTGTTTACGTCGCGGCAGCTCACAATGGAGCCGGCCGCGCTCTGCCCCTCGGTGATGAACACCATCGAGCCGCGGCCTTTGTCCTTTTTCTTGTCAAAGTGGATTTTGCAGTCTTTGAGCTGCGGGATGCGGATCGTAATCGCCTTGGCGCGTTCGCGGGCCAGCTTCTTGACCTCCTGCAGTTCCTTGCGCAACTGGCGGCTGTCTTCGACTTTCGCGACGATTTTCTCGGCGATTTCTTTGTTGCGGTGGAAAAAGTGCAGCAGCTCCTCGCGGACCTTGTTGACGAGGTCGGAGCGGATTTCAGTGTTGCCCAGTTTGTTTTTGGTCTGGGACTCGAAGACGGGGTCTTTCAGGCGAATGGAGACCGCGCCGACCATGGCCTCGCGCACGTCATCGCCTTCGTAACTGCTCTTGGAGTATTCATTGACCGCCTTGAGCAAGCCTTCGCGGAAAGCGCTCAGGTGCGTGCCGCCGTCGCTGGTGTACTGGCCATTGACAAAGGAGAAGAACGTCTCGCCGTAGCGGCTGTTGCTGTGCGTGAAGCAGAACTCCAGCATCTTGCTCGCATAGTGCAGCGGCGGATAAATCGGTTCGCTGTTGTCGCGCGACAAATCCTCCATCACCAGATCGAGCAAGCCGTTCCGCGATTGAAAGACCTTGTCGTTGAAGATCAGTTTGAGGCCCGTGTTCAGGTAAGAGTAGTGGCGCAAACGCCGCTCGACGTGCTCCGGCTTGAATTCCGTTTCCTTGAAAATCGCGGGGTCGGGCTCGAAGCGGATGAACGTGCCGTCGGGCTCTTTGGAGCCTTTGCCGGTTTTTTGGTTCTTGAGCCGGCCTTGTTTGAATGACGCTTCCACAAATTCTCCCTCGCGATGGCTGCGAACGAGAAATTCTTTGGAGAGCGCGTTGACCGCTTTGGTGCCCACGCCGTTCAGACCGACGCTGAACTGGAACACGTCGTCGTTGTATTTGGCGCCGGTGTTGATCTTCGAGACGCAGTCCACGACCTTGCCGAGCGGGATGCCGCGCCCGAAATCGCGCACCGAGACTTTGGCGCCCTCGATGTGGATGTGGACCTCCTTGCCGTGGCCCATGATGTACTCATCGATCGCGTTGTCGATGACCTCCTTGAGCAAGATGTAACAGCCGTCGTCCGGGTGCGAGCCGTTGCCGATGCGTCCGATATACATGCCGGTGCGCAATCGGATGTGCTCCAGCGAGGAGAGCGTCTTGATCTTGCTTTCGTCGTAAACGTGTTTCGTGCTTTCAGCCATACGAATTGCTGAAGGTAAAAATGAAACAAACGGGCGAAGATGAAAACAGGAAA
Coding sequences within:
- a CDS encoding type IIA DNA topoisomerase subunit B — translated: MAESTKHVYDESKIKTLSSLEHIRLRTGMYIGRIGNGSHPDDGCYILLKEVIDNAIDEYIMGHGKEVHIHIEGAKVSVRDFGRGIPLGKVVDCVSKINTGAKYNDDVFQFSVGLNGVGTKAVNALSKEFLVRSHREGEFVEASFKQGRLKNQKTGKGSKEPDGTFIRFEPDPAIFKETEFKPEHVERRLRHYSYLNTGLKLIFNDKVFQSRNGLLDLVMEDLSRDNSEPIYPPLHYASKMLEFCFTHSNSRYGETFFSFVNGQYTSDGGTHLSAFREGLLKAVNEYSKSSYEGDDVREAMVGAVSIRLKDPVFESQTKNKLGNTEIRSDLVNKVREELLHFFHRNKEIAEKIVAKVEDSRQLRKELQEVKKLARERAKAITIRIPQLKDCKIHFDKKKDKGRGSMVFITEGQSAAGSIVSCRDVNTQAIFVLKGKPLNVWDLKRDIVYKNDEMYNLMRSLDIEDNIEGLRYEKVVLATDADVDGLHIRNLMITYFFRFFDQLVHDGHLYVLETPLFRVRNKEKTTYCYSEAERDAAAAAMGKSAEITRFKGLGEISPNEFKQFIGPEMRLSQVEYAPKPDASTILGFYMGKNTPERKDYIMANLVVPVEE